The Candidatus Tectomicrobia bacterium genome includes a region encoding these proteins:
- a CDS encoding CBS domain-containing protein, with protein sequence MTRVRDIMTTNVVTISLDETLDLVDEIMTNGNIRHIPITKGGRVVGVVSQRDLLRARLSSLGDYSRREAQEFLQAVDVAKVMTKNVRCADPNESVVHAAKRMLEDKIGCLPVVDKDGELVGLITETDVMRHFAETSSE encoded by the coding sequence ATGACCCGAGTGCGCGATATCATGACCACCAACGTCGTCACCATCAGCCTGGACGAGACGCTGGACCTGGTGGACGAGATCATGACGAACGGGAACATCCGGCACATCCCGATCACGAAGGGGGGCCGCGTCGTCGGCGTCGTCAGCCAGCGGGATTTGCTGCGCGCGAGGCTCTCCTCCCTCGGCGACTACTCCCGCCGCGAGGCCCAGGAGTTCCTCCAGGCGGTGGACGTGGCGAAGGTGATGACCAAGAACGTGCGGTGCGCCGACCCGAACGAGTCCGTGGTCCACGCGGCCAAGCGGATGCTCGAAGACAAGATCGGGTGCCTGCCCGTCGTGGACAAGGACGGCGAGCTGGTGGGGCTCATCACCGAGACGGACGTGATGCGCCACTTCGCCGAAACCTCCTCGGAATAG
- a CDS encoding phosphodiester glycosidase family protein, producing the protein MKRWAIALPLLLAAATPGFAAFEDDCLFTGRLSGEGGWRVLRPGLEARGIAMRFEDDSIARLSAVRVEPGRFRAELRWNPKAGPAGESAAEVARLTGAAVVVNAGYFDENGRPLGFFLSGGKVYNRRILFRGRGEALHLGAIFFVREGGALGIASREAFEPEGMREAFQAGPYLVREGRPVPGIERYREYWRTARRTVLAFEPDGRLLLLASETEGRGLSWCELQSFLARPEAQGGLGVAEAMNLDGGSSSQLLVQAGGFTGGVPGRPVPAFLVLIPRRESR; encoded by the coding sequence ATGAAACGCTGGGCGATCGCGCTGCCGCTTCTCCTGGCGGCGGCGACTCCTGGCTTCGCCGCCTTCGAGGACGACTGCCTCTTCACGGGCCGCCTGTCCGGGGAGGGCGGGTGGCGCGTCCTGCGTCCCGGCCTGGAGGCGCGGGGCATCGCGATGCGCTTCGAGGACGACTCCATCGCCCGGCTCTCGGCGGTGCGGGTGGAGCCCGGGCGGTTCCGCGCCGAGCTTAGGTGGAATCCCAAGGCGGGCCCGGCCGGGGAGAGCGCCGCGGAGGTGGCGAGGCTCACGGGGGCGGCGGTCGTGGTGAACGCCGGCTATTTCGACGAGAATGGCCGCCCGCTGGGCTTCTTCCTCTCCGGTGGGAAGGTGTACAACCGGCGCATCCTCTTCCGGGGGAGGGGGGAGGCGCTCCACCTGGGGGCCATCTTCTTCGTCCGGGAGGGCGGAGCGCTGGGCATCGCCTCTCGGGAGGCCTTCGAGCCCGAGGGGATGCGGGAGGCGTTCCAGGCCGGCCCCTATCTCGTGCGGGAGGGGCGCCCCGTCCCGGGCATCGAGCGCTACCGGGAGTACTGGCGGACGGCGCGGCGGACGGTGCTGGCCTTCGAGCCGGACGGCCGCCTGCTCCTCCTGGCGAGCGAGACGGAGGGGCGGGGCCTCTCCTGGTGCGAGCTTCAGTCGTTCCTGGCGCGGCCGGAGGCCCAGGGGGGGCTCGGGGTGGCCGAGGCCATGAACCTGGACGGCGGATCGAGCTCGCAGCTCCTGGTCCAGGCCGGCGGTTTCACGGGTGGGGTTCCCGGCAGGCCGGTGCCCGCCTTTCTCGTCTTGATCCCGCGGCGGGAGAGCCGGTAG
- a CDS encoding NDP-sugar synthase, whose amino-acid sequence MRGFILAAGRGVRLGPLGKLVPKPLWPLGGTPLIRFALHKLKRAGVREVGINLHHGAEAIRAAVGERPLGLEARYFFEPEILGTAGGLKNAEGFLWETGAPFFVLNADAPCGADLEEALARHERGGFLATLILRPSPDAARYGLLAADGAGRLRRFLRAEAPGAPDGRVTEGMFTGLSVLSPALLDHIPAGRPCGISEEIYPPLLESGAPLGAVLSSAYWADLGTPARYLEAQGDLLSGRFVPEFPWPEEDHVLAAGPGGGWDGGRVEPPALISAGARLERGSAAGPFSVLMRDATLQAEARASGSVLFPGARVAPGARLDACIVGPGAVADPPGGRARRSVFLAGAAEPVPIED is encoded by the coding sequence GTGCGCGGGTTCATCCTGGCGGCGGGGCGAGGCGTCCGGCTGGGCCCCCTGGGGAAGCTCGTCCCCAAGCCCCTCTGGCCGCTGGGGGGGACCCCCCTCATCCGGTTCGCGCTGCACAAGCTCAAGCGGGCGGGGGTCCGCGAGGTGGGGATCAACCTCCACCACGGGGCCGAGGCCATCCGGGCCGCGGTGGGGGAGCGCCCCCTGGGCCTCGAGGCGCGCTATTTTTTCGAGCCCGAGATCCTGGGGACGGCGGGGGGCCTCAAGAACGCGGAGGGCTTCCTGTGGGAGACGGGAGCCCCCTTCTTCGTCCTGAACGCCGACGCCCCATGCGGGGCCGATCTCGAAGAGGCCCTGGCCCGGCATGAGCGGGGCGGCTTCCTCGCCACCCTCATCCTCCGGCCCTCCCCCGACGCCGCCCGCTACGGGCTGCTCGCGGCGGATGGGGCCGGCCGCCTCCGCCGCTTCCTGCGGGCCGAGGCCCCCGGCGCCCCGGACGGCCGGGTCACGGAGGGGATGTTCACCGGCCTGAGCGTCCTCTCCCCGGCCCTCCTGGACCATATCCCCGCGGGGCGCCCCTGCGGGATCTCCGAAGAAATCTATCCTCCCCTCCTCGAATCGGGCGCCCCGCTCGGGGCTGTCCTCTCCTCGGCCTACTGGGCCGACTTGGGGACGCCCGCGCGCTACCTGGAGGCGCAGGGGGACCTCCTCTCGGGCCGCTTCGTGCCCGAGTTCCCGTGGCCGGAGGAGGACCACGTGCTGGCGGCGGGGCCGGGCGGCGGATGGGACGGGGGGCGGGTCGAGCCTCCCGCGCTGATCTCTGCGGGGGCGCGGCTGGAGAGAGGGTCGGCCGCCGGGCCTTTCTCGGTCCTGATGAGGGATGCTACCCTGCAAGCGGAAGCGCGCGCGTCGGGATCGGTGCTGTTCCCCGGGGCCCGGGTGGCCCCGGGCGCGCGGCTGGACGCGTGCATCGTGGGGCCGGGCGCCGTGGCGGACCCGCCGGGCGGGCGGGCCCGCCGGTCGGTGTTCCTGGCGGGGGCGGCGGAGCCGGTTCCTATCGAGGATTGA
- a CDS encoding SDR family oxidoreductase, with the protein MPPRDMEGKVAVVAAASRGLGRASARAIALRGARVAICGRREEEAAEAARAISEEAGVEAWSCAADMAGAEGVQRFVQGAGRRFGGIDVLVCNAGGPPGGGFALFSDEDWRHAVDLTLMSAVRLVREALPFMKGRGGGRIVFLGSSSVREPLDDMVLSNVLRPAVAGLSKSLSRELAPENILVNVVAPGTIRTDRVMETRTARAKREGVTVESLLQQTAAGIPLKRLGEPEEFGRVVAFLASPEGSYISGTTVVVDGGRIRGL; encoded by the coding sequence ATGCCGCCGAGGGACATGGAGGGGAAGGTGGCCGTTGTCGCCGCGGCGAGCCGCGGGCTGGGCCGCGCCTCGGCGCGCGCCATCGCCCTGCGGGGCGCCCGCGTGGCCATCTGCGGCCGGCGCGAGGAGGAGGCGGCCGAGGCGGCCCGCGCCATTTCCGAGGAGGCCGGGGTCGAGGCGTGGTCCTGCGCGGCCGACATGGCGGGGGCCGAGGGCGTTCAGAGGTTCGTGCAGGGAGCGGGGCGGCGCTTCGGCGGGATCGACGTGCTGGTGTGCAACGCCGGAGGCCCGCCTGGGGGCGGCTTCGCTCTTTTCTCGGACGAGGATTGGCGGCACGCCGTCGACCTCACCCTGATGAGCGCGGTCCGCCTGGTGCGGGAGGCCCTCCCCTTCATGAAGGGGCGCGGCGGGGGGCGCATCGTGTTCCTCGGGTCGAGCTCGGTCCGCGAGCCCCTCGACGACATGGTGCTGTCCAACGTGCTCCGGCCGGCGGTCGCTGGCCTGTCGAAGTCCCTCTCCAGGGAGCTCGCCCCGGAGAACATCCTGGTGAACGTCGTGGCGCCCGGAACCATCCGCACCGACCGGGTCATGGAGACGCGGACGGCCCGGGCGAAGCGGGAGGGCGTGACGGTTGAGTCGCTCCTCCAGCAGACGGCGGCGGGCATCCCGCTCAAGCGCCTGGGGGAGCCCGAGGAGTTCGGCCGGGTGGTAGCCTTCCTGGCGTCGCCCGAGGGGAGCTATATCTCCGGCACCACCGTCGTCGTGGACGGCGGGCGCATCCGGGGGCTGTAG
- the ggt gene encoding gamma-glutamyltransferase translates to MRERTAVASLRVGRSPVFAQGGVVATSQPLAAGAGLQVLRDGGNAVDAAIATAAALNVVEPQSTGAGGDMFMLYWSARDRKLFGLNGSGRAPRAATLARYREAGFQRMPDVGVFSATVPGAVDGWCAALERCGSGKMPLRRLLAPAIHYAEKGYPLSPIIANAWRNQEAKLAKCAHSAKLYLPAGRAPRAGEVFRNPKLAASLRAIGDGGREVFYEGPIAKEIVRYTKELGGLFELDDFAATRCAWVEPIRTSYRGHELCEIPPNGQGLAALLCLNMIQGDPVGEFSYGSADHLHLMIEAMKLAFADRSRYIADPEMAEVPVQGLLSKGYARERRKLIDPGRAGDPAPGAPHGWSDTIYLTTADAEGNMCSFINSLFAHFGSGITGGETGIVLQDRGWGFVLEEGHPNCIAPGKRPFHTIIPGFVMRGGEPWMSYGVMGGDMQPQGHVQVLSNMLDFGMDIQEALDAPRFRVLGGRKVAVEGGVPDAVLDELRRRGHEVERAGGYEGFGGGQGIVRLPGGVYMAGSDHRRDGCAAGF, encoded by the coding sequence ATGCGGGAACGCACCGCGGTCGCTTCGCTTCGGGTGGGCCGCTCGCCGGTCTTCGCGCAGGGCGGGGTGGTGGCCACCAGCCAGCCGCTCGCGGCGGGGGCGGGGCTCCAGGTCCTCCGGGACGGCGGGAACGCGGTGGACGCCGCCATCGCCACGGCCGCCGCCCTGAACGTGGTGGAGCCGCAGTCCACCGGCGCCGGCGGCGACATGTTCATGCTTTACTGGAGCGCCAGGGACCGGAAGCTCTTCGGCCTGAACGGCAGCGGCCGGGCGCCCAGGGCGGCCACCCTGGCCCGCTACCGCGAGGCGGGGTTCCAGAGGATGCCCGACGTCGGGGTCTTCTCGGCCACCGTCCCGGGCGCCGTGGACGGCTGGTGCGCGGCGCTCGAGCGCTGCGGAAGCGGCAAGATGCCTCTCAGGCGGCTCCTCGCCCCGGCCATCCACTACGCGGAGAAGGGCTACCCCCTCTCGCCCATCATCGCGAACGCCTGGCGGAACCAGGAGGCCAAGCTCGCGAAGTGCGCGCACTCCGCCAAGCTCTACCTCCCGGCGGGGCGGGCCCCCCGGGCGGGGGAGGTCTTCCGCAACCCCAAGCTCGCGGCCTCCCTGCGGGCGATCGGGGACGGGGGCCGCGAGGTCTTCTACGAGGGCCCCATCGCGAAGGAGATCGTCCGCTACACGAAGGAGTTGGGAGGCCTCTTCGAGCTCGATGACTTCGCCGCCACGCGCTGCGCCTGGGTCGAGCCCATCCGCACGAGCTACCGCGGCCACGAGCTCTGCGAGATCCCGCCGAACGGCCAGGGCCTGGCGGCGCTGCTGTGCCTGAACATGATCCAGGGCGATCCCGTCGGCGAGTTCAGCTACGGCTCGGCGGATCACCTCCACCTGATGATCGAGGCGATGAAGCTGGCCTTCGCCGACCGGAGCCGCTACATCGCCGACCCGGAGATGGCCGAGGTGCCCGTCCAGGGCCTCCTGTCCAAGGGCTACGCCAGGGAACGGCGCAAGCTCATCGACCCCGGCCGGGCGGGCGACCCCGCGCCCGGCGCGCCCCACGGCTGGAGCGACACCATCTACCTCACCACGGCCGACGCCGAGGGCAACATGTGCTCGTTCATCAACAGCCTGTTCGCCCACTTCGGCTCGGGCATCACGGGAGGGGAGACGGGCATCGTGCTTCAGGACCGGGGCTGGGGCTTCGTCCTGGAGGAAGGGCACCCCAACTGCATCGCGCCAGGCAAGCGGCCCTTCCACACCATCATCCCCGGCTTCGTCATGCGCGGCGGGGAGCCCTGGATGAGCTACGGGGTCATGGGCGGGGACATGCAGCCGCAGGGCCACGTCCAGGTGCTCTCGAACATGCTGGACTTCGGGATGGACATCCAGGAGGCCCTCGACGCGCCCCGCTTCCGCGTGCTGGGCGGGCGGAAGGTGGCCGTCGAGGGCGGCGTGCCGGACGCCGTCCTGGACGAGCTGCGCCGCCGCGGCCACGAGGTGGAGCGGGCCGGCGGCTACGAGGGCTTCGGCGGGGGGCAGGGCATCGTGCGCCTGCCGGGCGGCGTCTACATGGCGGGGTCCGATCACCGGCGGGACGGCTGCGCCGCCGGTTTCTAG
- a CDS encoding PAC2 family protein: MDAVYLRHPSVLRDPIMIMTFAGWNDAAESATLAARYLVDRLGGERFAAIPPDDFFQFSDQRPTVRLDEKGERQISWPANDFFVCRAGHLPRDFVVGVGVEPHLQWRRFSRSVLDIVNRCGVRLVVTMGAFLAGESHTEPVPVTCLATDPSLVRNLGMELSRYEGPTGIVGVLHSLMQEERLASVSLWASVPHYIAALPNPKASFALLDRLRAVCRIPLDLGDLERSAANFDRQVEEAIREDPKLARYVSQMEGSEAEDEPEEEEEHSSGEAAEELPPGEQVADEIADEIEDFLRRRKNGSDKD, from the coding sequence ATGGACGCAGTCTACCTGCGGCATCCTTCCGTGCTTCGCGACCCCATCATGATCATGACCTTCGCCGGGTGGAACGACGCAGCCGAATCCGCCACCCTCGCGGCCCGGTACCTGGTGGACCGCCTGGGCGGAGAGCGTTTCGCCGCCATCCCGCCCGACGACTTCTTCCAGTTCTCCGACCAGCGGCCCACCGTGCGCCTCGACGAGAAGGGGGAGCGGCAGATCTCCTGGCCCGCGAATGATTTTTTCGTCTGCCGGGCGGGCCACCTCCCGCGGGATTTCGTGGTGGGGGTGGGGGTCGAGCCGCACCTGCAGTGGAGGCGCTTCAGTCGGAGCGTCCTCGACATCGTGAACCGGTGCGGCGTCCGGCTCGTCGTGACCATGGGGGCCTTCCTGGCCGGGGAGTCCCACACCGAGCCCGTCCCCGTCACCTGCCTGGCCACCGACCCCTCCCTCGTCCGCAACCTGGGCATGGAGCTCTCCCGCTACGAAGGCCCCACCGGCATCGTGGGGGTCCTCCACAGCCTCATGCAGGAGGAGAGGCTCGCCTCCGTCAGCCTGTGGGCCAGCGTGCCGCACTACATCGCCGCTCTGCCCAACCCGAAGGCCTCCTTCGCCCTGCTCGACCGGCTGCGGGCGGTGTGCCGCATCCCCCTGGACCTTGGCGACCTGGAGCGCTCGGCGGCGAACTTCGACCGGCAGGTGGAAGAGGCCATCCGCGAGGATCCCAAGCTCGCCCGCTACGTCTCCCAGATGGAAGGGTCCGAAGCCGAGGACGAGCCGGAAGAGGAGGAGGAGCATTCATCCGGCGAGGCGGCCGAGGAGCTCCCCCCGGGGGAGCAGGTCGCCGACGAAATCGCCGACGAGATCGAGGACTTCCTGCGGCGCCGCAAGAACGGGTCCGACAAGGACTAG